From Micropterus dolomieu isolate WLL.071019.BEF.003 ecotype Adirondacks linkage group LG06, ASM2129224v1, whole genome shotgun sequence:
TTGATACCTTGACATGTGCCAGTCTTTAAGATAGAGACATCCTTTAGGTGATGAGTGACCATTCTGGATGTATTCCTTCCAGTAGTGTATAAATTCTTTGAAAGGCATAACTTGTTTAGGGTTCGCATTGTACTCCTTTGCGTTGCAGTTTGCAACAGGAACTGGAGTCTCGTCTGTGATAAAGAACAAACAAATGAGCTTCCAGTACATGCCACAAGTCATTGCAGCAGTAACATACTGATGTGTGGTAGATAGTTACGCATTAGTAAGAGGCTTATTTACCAAACTCTTGCAGCAGTTTTTGGAAGTTAGGCTTCCCGTTCTCAGACACCCACTGTCTTCTACACTTCCAGTCCTCTGTAAACCTTCTTGAAAACATACATGGGTGATTGGGCAGCAAATATTTCTTGAAAAACTTAGAATAGCTCAGCTCCTTGTCGATGTAATCTACAAAATGTGAGGACCAAAACTGTTCATACGACTGCCTCGGTATTTTCACCAGGCTGCAGCAGTTACGGTATGCCTCCCTATCCATGACGGTAAAccgtagactgtataaaacacaaaaccttGGCTAGCCAGTTAGCAAACTTGGCTGTCACCGTTCGGACAGCAAGAAACGGTAAGGAAAAGCTAGCGTTTGATTGACTGTTGGTTTAATACTACTACATAGCGCACGTCTTTTCACCTTTGCTGGCAAATTTATACTACATTACACTAGAAAACTAGCATAACGCTAAAACcctatttttttgtaatttaacaACAGGTCGTTGCATTTGACTCCATGTCGAAGATTGCTGGTTAACGTTATGGTTCCTGCACGTCGCACGTACCATACCGTTGCTGTGTATCTACTGTCACCACTGCCTATATTAACGTTTCAATTTATTTAATACTAATACTGCACGCTATCGTAGCTATTTCAGAAATCGCCATCCTAGCTAACAATGATTATTTCTCAAAACACCTTGTTCTGATAGCATTTTCTGATAGCTGAATTTTGAAGCCGGACAGTAAATACAGCCGTACTCTTGTGTGACGCCATTTCCGTAATAAACATCACAGATACATGACAGACGGGCAACGTAATGCTCTGCCCAATAACAGCATGTTGACGATTTATGTGGTGTGGGACTGACATAATTTTAATAAGAGGAAGTGATACACGCTAAGAAGGTTTATAACATTATAATGACGCACTCGTAACGCGGTCAGTTGGCTAGAAAGGTCGCTCCTCCACAGCTGAAGCTGCCAGTGTGAACGCCTCAGCTGAGCTCATCTGCTGCTTGGATCCCTTAATACACTCTGACGAAAGTATGTTCACTATCAGGATAGTGAGATCCCTTATGATGTAGTTGTAGGTTTAAACAGCAacaatgtgtgcatttgtatgGTACATATGTAACATTGAAGCTTATATATCGTTCTAGGTGAATCAGTGTATCTCCTTCCAAAATGAGCCGGGACGTTCCTATCCACAGCTGGCCTGGCTCCTATTACATCAACAGTGAGAAGCGCTGGGAAAACGGCACCCTGTCCCTTACCAGGACCATGGTGCGCTTCGTCTCCAACCAGAGTAAGGAGAGTCTTGCAGGCTTCCGCCTCTCCAGGATCATGGAGATCAAGATGGAGTCGTCAAGTTTCATCTTCAGCACTCTCACAGTGCTTGAAGAGGGCAACGTAAAACACTGGTTTGGCTCCCTTAAGCCCAATCGGGTGGTGGTTTATAACGTGTTAGAGCATTTCTGGAGAGAACGCCTTTTGTCACCCAGCTCAGAGGCCCGGGGGGCCGAATGTCAACCCTCTAAAGGCAGAGAGCTGATTAACTTGGTGGCAGGGGCCCAGAGAAGACTGGAGGACACCGGCATAGTCCTCAGCCACCAAGGAGGGCAGTTTGACAATATGATGCAGGGACTGGAGAAGATCGAGTCCGATCTGGGCGTGGCTGATAAGTAATTATCGAATATTTCCTGATATAATAGAGAAACAAGTCATAAACTCATGCATTCTTTCTTatccttttcttctctcttgcAGACTTTTGTCAGGGCTAGAGTCTCCCTCCTGGTGGCCTTTTGGTAAACTTCCCTGGAAGACTCAGCAGGAAGCCAAAGCTGAGGATGCTGCAAGAGCTGCCGCTGCTTCTGCAGCTGGCAGAGGCTCCAGTAGAAATAAGGTGATTGCAAGCATCCCAGCTGTAGTGACCAAAGGCAGGGACTCAGACTTAAAACCTGGATGTTTGTTGGTGCTGGTGTCCTCACTGGAGGTGCGAGATACAAACTGCCAACTCCTTCACCGCTTCGAGCGAAATGAAATCGACGAAATCAGGGTACACAGTCCTTATGAGATCACTGTTAGACAGCGGTTTATTGGGAAGCCAGATATATGCTACAGGGTCCTGTCTGCCAAGATGCCAGAGGCACTGTCATTGTTAGAGATGCAGTACAAAAAGAAGGTGGAGTTCACAAGTGAATACACTGCTTTCAAGGCATCTCCAGTTTCATCTCCACGAGGGGCATCTGACATGGAGGGGCCAAACTGGAATGAAGGTAAGACATAATATAATTAAGGGCtccattattttactgtttccATGTCTAGTATACAGTTGACCACTAAGTGGCAGTAAAGGTCTGTGTTTCCACCTTTGTATATTTATAGGCGTGTAGccacatgtaaaaacatttcatccaCATGACTTTTGGACATGGTTATTGGTGTCTCTCCttgacagaaatgtgttttgatgAGTCACATCACCCTGATTGCCTCAGTTGCTGTACTTTGAGTTTACTGGCTGCTTTCCTCATAAACAACATATCCACTCTGCACTTTTTCACCATCTCCACCCATGGAGTCAGGTTTGCTGCAGAGGTGCCAAGAGACAGAGCTCCCGCTGGAGGTCTCAGCAGGAGATCTGTCCCAGTTGCAGGTGCATGTCCTCCAGCCATCTGTCAGTCAGGCTGAGGCCCAGGAACTCAAACAGGTGAGACCTTATATATTATAGTAAATAACCTTATGGTTTTGGTGATATGTATTTTGATAATCCCATTCCAAACCACCATTCAccataatcatttttatttttcatcctgtatgtttaaaatgttattttgtgagACCACAAACCAAAGTCCATCCTGCTTCTGCGAGAGGGAAAGAAACTTGTTTTCTGGTCAGATTTACAACATCTTTCCATTCAGAA
This genomic window contains:
- the snap47 gene encoding synaptosomal-associated protein 47 isoform X1 codes for the protein MSRDVPIHSWPGSYYINSEKRWENGTLSLTRTMVRFVSNQSKESLAGFRLSRIMEIKMESSSFIFSTLTVLEEGNVKHWFGSLKPNRVVVYNVLEHFWRERLLSPSSEARGAECQPSKGRELINLVAGAQRRLEDTGIVLSHQGGQFDNMMQGLEKIESDLGVADKLLSGLESPSWWPFGKLPWKTQQEAKAEDAARAAAASAAGRGSSRNKVIASIPAVVTKGRDSDLKPGCLLVLVSSLEVRDTNCQLLHRFERNEIDEIRVHSPYEITVRQRFIGKPDICYRVLSAKMPEALSLLEMQYKKKVEFTSEYTAFKASPVSSPRGASDMEGPNWNEGLLQRCQETELPLEVSAGDLSQLQVHVLQPSVSQAEAQELKQMLMQLKNLALEAETELERQDEVLDVLTSSTDQATMHIEKHTCRMKRLL
- the snap47 gene encoding synaptosomal-associated protein 47 isoform X2 encodes the protein MSRDVPIHSWPGSYYINSEKRWENGTLSLTRTMVRFVSNQSKESLAGFRLSRIMEIKMESSSFIFSTLTVLEEGNVKHWFGSLKPNRVVVYNVLEHFWRERLLSPSSEARGAECQPSKGRELINLVAGAQRRLEDTGIVLSHQGGQFDNMMQGLEKIESDLGVADKLLSGLESPSWWPFGKLPWKTQQEAKAEDAARAAAASAAGRGSSRNKVIASIPAVVTKGRDSDLKPGCLLVLVSSLEVRDTNCQLLHRFERNEIDEIRVHSPYEITVRQRFIGKPDICYRVLSAKMPEALSLLEMQYKKKVEFTSEYTAFKASPVSSPRGASDMEGPNWNEVRFAAEVPRDRAPAGGLSRRSVPVAGACPPAICQSG